A DNA window from Buttiauxella agrestis contains the following coding sequences:
- the tusC gene encoding sulfurtransferase complex subunit TusC has protein sequence MKRVAFIFKTPPHGSAAGREGLDALLATSALSEDIGVFFIGDGVLQLIPGQQPGLVLARDYIATFRVLPLYDIEQCYICAASIRERGLSPESAWVLDVKPLEPDALSEMLHQFDVVLTF, from the coding sequence ATGAAGCGCGTGGCATTTATATTTAAAACACCGCCTCATGGAAGCGCTGCTGGCCGGGAAGGGTTGGATGCTTTGCTGGCAACATCAGCGCTAAGCGAAGACATCGGTGTGTTTTTCATTGGTGATGGCGTATTGCAATTGATTCCGGGCCAACAGCCGGGACTTGTCCTCGCAAGAGATTACATCGCAACTTTTCGCGTGCTGCCGCTGTACGACATTGAACAGTGTTATATCTGTGCAGCGTCTATTCGCGAGAGAGGATTGTCTCCAGAAAGTGCCTGGGTGCTTGATGTAAAACCTCTTGAACCAGATGCGCTGAGTGAAATGCTGCATCAGTTTGATGTAGTACTGACTTTCTGA